AACTGGCATGCTAATTTTTATTTCCTGGCTATATACGCCGGATTCCTTTTTTTGTTTGAATGGTTCTTCAGCGGGGAGAGTCTTCCTCAGAAAAAGAAACTGGACCTATCAGAAAACATCAGCCTATACAAAATGATGCTTAAGAACAGGATTTTCATGTTGGGAATTTTCATATTAGGACTGAGCTACTCTATCGTAATGTTATTTAATATTACCGGACCATTTATTATTGAAAATACCTTTCATTTTACACCGGTAGTTATTGGATACTGTACACTGATCTTAGGATTTTCCTGGATGATCGGAGGCTTTATCGGAAAACGCAGACTGACTCTTGATTTTAAGCCGAGAATTCTACAGCCTATTCTTTTACAGTTAATTCTGATTGCAGGATTGATTGTCATCAGCTATTTTGCAGAAAGTCTTTTCATCATGATTCCTTTTGCCTTTTTCATTCATATCTGTTCCGGAATTTTATTTACCTCATTTTTTACGACAAGTATGCTTTACTTTCCTAAAAATGCAGGAACTGCCGGAGGACTGATGGGTGGATTGGTCTATGTGATTACTTCTGTGACAAGCTTTATCATTTCAGTAAGCGGAAATGTAAGTGAACAAAAGGATCTTTCCTGGCGCTACCTGATCATTGCATGTTTCCTTTTGGGAATTATCCTTATTATGCATCAGGCCGTGAAGAAAGAAAAAGCAGAGAACTAGTCTCTGCTTTTTTTATAGCCCTTATATGGTAATCTATCAGCTTAATTAGTTTTAATTAAAACTAATTTTTCGTATATTTGTTAGGGTAAGCAGTGCTGATATTTTTTCAAATCACCTCTTACCCTGTAATGCTATTATTATACAATATGTCTGAAAAACAGAACAATATATCAGAACTGGCTCTGGAGCTTGGCCTGGCGATGAGTGAAATGAAAAGCCGGCTTCGACAAAAGATTCAGACTACGATTAATGAGTATGATCCGGATCTTTCTTTTGAGCTGATTGAGATTCTGGGACTGCTTTCACGCAATAATGGTATCAACCAGCAGGAAATTGGAAATAAAGTAAGCAAAGACAAATCAAGCATAACTTATCTCATCAACAGTCTCGCAAAACGGGATCTTGTTGAACGGATAGCTGATAAAAATGACCGGAGAAATAAGCAGATTTTTTTAACTCCGAAGGGTAAACAAATTGTAGAAACCGTTTATCCATGGGCATTGGATCTTTATAAAAAGGCAGCTGATGACATTCATGAAGAAGAAATCATCAAAGCACTTCTTTTAGTAAAAAAAATGACAGCAAACCTGGAAGAATCAGGACCAAAACATGATACAATATGAGAACAATCCTTGTACCCGTTGATTTTACATCAACTACGGAAAATGCAGTAAGAGTTGCCGCAGATTGGGCAAAAACCTACGAATATCAAAACATAATCCTACTCAAAACAGCAGGAGAATCTGAGTTTGATTATCTGCATATTGCAGAAGGGCATTCATTTGTGAATGAAGAAAATGTCAATAATTTACTGCAGAGGACAGAATCACTATTTGATCAGTTAAGCAGTATTATTACAGAAAAGTCACCTGAAGTCAAAGTTTCCAGGATATTAAGTGACTGGGCTATTACCAGAAGCATCAATGAACTTTTAAAAACCCAGCCTTCTGTAGAGCTGATTATTCTGGGAAGTGATGACCAGTCTTCTTCTACTGAGAGTTTTGTTTCCGACAATATTATCAGCATTGCAAGAACGAGCCCTGTGAAGACCTTAATTGTTCCCAACAGCTATCACTACACTCCTATTAAAAACATATTTATTCCTTGTGATATAAAGGGAATTAAAAGATTAGAAAGATTGTTTCATCATAAATCTGTTATACATAAACAGGATGTACGCCTGATGTTTTTGAATATCAATACCAGTGAAAAAGAGGATGAGGATAAAAAAAGAGAGCTGGAAGAATATATCCATGAGCATTTAACGGAGATTCCAAGCAGTATTCATTATTCTCATGATGAAAATGTTATTCAGGGTATTCTCACCTTTGCAGCCTCTAATGAAGCAGATCTTATTATAGCTTTGCCAGGCCAGCATAGTTTTCTGTATTATCTGGCAAGCAGAAGTATTTCTGAGGGAATCTACCAGAACACC
The window above is part of the Chryseobacterium sp. MA9 genome. Proteins encoded here:
- a CDS encoding MFS transporter, which translates into the protein MLREASEKRIRLITIMAFVSIPLSGFVTDIYLPSFPSMAKEMMVSEKDIQITLTSYLLSYGISQLFVGGILDSIGRYRPKLIALFLLILTSILITMTNSILLICLLRILQGAAVSVLVVATRAIFVDIYDAEKVKHYLSYFTIVWSCGPILAPFLGGYLEKIFNWHANFYFLAIYAGFLFLFEWFFSGESLPQKKKLDLSENISLYKMMLKNRIFMLGIFILGLSYSIVMLFNITGPFIIENTFHFTPVVIGYCTLILGFSWMIGGFIGKRRLTLDFKPRILQPILLQLILIAGLIVISYFAESLFIMIPFAFFIHICSGILFTSFFTTSMLYFPKNAGTAGGLMGGLVYVITSVTSFIISVSGNVSEQKDLSWRYLIIACFLLGIILIMHQAVKKEKAEN
- a CDS encoding MarR family winged helix-turn-helix transcriptional regulator; translated protein: MSEKQNNISELALELGLAMSEMKSRLRQKIQTTINEYDPDLSFELIEILGLLSRNNGINQQEIGNKVSKDKSSITYLINSLAKRDLVERIADKNDRRNKQIFLTPKGKQIVETVYPWALDLYKKAADDIHEEEIIKALLLVKKMTANLEESGPKHDTI
- a CDS encoding universal stress protein, with product MRTILVPVDFTSTTENAVRVAADWAKTYEYQNIILLKTAGESEFDYLHIAEGHSFVNEENVNNLLQRTESLFDQLSSIITEKSPEVKVSRILSDWAITRSINELLKTQPSVELIILGSDDQSSSTESFVSDNIISIARTSPVKTLIVPNSYHYTPIKNIFIPCDIKGIKRLERLFHHKSVIHKQDVRLMFLNINTSEKEDEDKKRELEEYIHEHLTEIPSSIHYSHDENVIQGILTFAASNEADLIIALPGQHSFLYYLASRSISEGIYQNTHQPVLILK